The Pseudoalteromonas carrageenovora IAM 12662 DNA window CGCAGCGCACCCAATACGATATAGAAATGATGACCGAACTTGGTTATTGCTCAGGCATAGAAAACTACAGCCGCTACTTGTCAGGGCGCACACCGGGCGATCCGCCGCCAACACTACTTGATTACCTGCCTGATGATGCATTAATGATTATTGATGAATCACACGTTACCGTATCGCAAATTGGAGCTATGTATAAAGGCGATAGAAGCCGTAAAGAAAACCTCGTTGAATATGGCTTTAGAATGCCATCGGCTATGGATAACCGCCCACTTCGGTTTGAAGAATTTGAAGCCATAGCGCCGCAAACTATTTATGTATCGGCAACGCCTGGCGATTTTGAACTTGAGCGCAGCGCAGGCGAAGTGGCAGAGCAAGTTATTCGTCCAACTGGATTACTAGACCCCTTAATAGAAGTACGCCCTGTAGGCGATCAGGTTGATGATTTACTCTCAGAAATATACAAAAGTGTAGAAAAAGGCGAGCGCGTACTGGTAACAACACTTACTAAACGTATGTCTGAGGATTTAACCGACTATTTAAGCGAGCATAACGTAAAAGTACGTTACCTTCACTCAGACATAGACACCGTTGAGCGCGTAGAAATAATACGCGACTTACGAGCGGGTGTGTTTGATGTGTTAGTAGGCATTAACTTATTACGAGAAGGCCTAGATATGCCAGAAGTGGCCTTAGTTGCCATACTTGATGCAGATAAAGAAGGCTTTTTACGTTCAGCACGCTCACTTATACAAACTATTGGCCGTGCTGCACGTCACCTAGATGGACGTGCTATTTTATATGGCGATAAAGTGACTAAATCAATGGCCAAAGCGATTGAAGAAACGCAGCGTAGACGCGAAATACAACACGCTTACAATATTGAGCACGGAATTGAGCCACAAGCACTTATTAAAAAAATCACCGATATTATGGATGTTGGCGAAGAAGCCGCGCCTAAAGATAACCTTAAACTTATTCGTAAAGAGTCTAAAAAGGTACTTAGCGCGAAAGAAATTGCCGTGCAAATTAAGCAGCTTGAAACCAAAATGCATGCCTACGCAAGCGATTTAGAATTTGAAAAAGCGGGCTCTGTT harbors:
- the uvrB gene encoding excinuclease ABC subunit UvrB, translated to MSDHFQLVSQFKPAGDQPTAIKQLEEGLEAGLAHQTLLGATGTGKTFTMANIISDLNRPTIIMAHNKTLAAQLYGEMKEFFPNNAVEYFVSYYDYYQPEAYVVSSDTFIEKDASINEHIEQMRLSATKALLERRDTIIVASVSAIYGLGDPQSYMKMMLLLKVGEKVDQRDMLRRLAEIQYTRNDIDFGRGTYRVRGEVVDIFPAESDTFAVRVEMFDDEIERLSIFDPLTGAIEKHIVRATIYPKTHYVTPRDKILGAIEKIKEELKERRAQLLSVNKLVEEQRVAQRTQYDIEMMTELGYCSGIENYSRYLSGRTPGDPPPTLLDYLPDDALMIIDESHVTVSQIGAMYKGDRSRKENLVEYGFRMPSAMDNRPLRFEEFEAIAPQTIYVSATPGDFELERSAGEVAEQVIRPTGLLDPLIEVRPVGDQVDDLLSEIYKSVEKGERVLVTTLTKRMSEDLTDYLSEHNVKVRYLHSDIDTVERVEIIRDLRAGVFDVLVGINLLREGLDMPEVALVAILDADKEGFLRSARSLIQTIGRAARHLDGRAILYGDKVTKSMAKAIEETQRRREIQHAYNIEHGIEPQALIKKITDIMDVGEEAAPKDNLKLIRKESKKVLSAKEIAVQIKQLETKMHAYASDLEFEKAGSVRDEIHELQQQLIN